The sequence CAAGACCGGTCGGACGGCCGAGCAGGCGCTCGCCGAGTTCACGAAGTCCAATCCGCAGGGACGTCTCGTCAAGCCGGAAGAGGTCGCCGATACCGTGCTATGGCTGGCCTCTCCGGCCGCGGCATCGATCAATGGACAGGCAATTGCGGTTGCCGGTGGGGAGATTTGAGGGATGAGCGATCGGGATATGACGATGAAGGGGTATCTGAAGCCCTTCAAGGATTATAAGCCGGAGCACTTCCTCTGGGATGTCAGTGAAGATGGCCGCGTCGCCACCATCCGCCTGAACCGCCCAGAACGTAAGAATCCGCTGACCTTCGACAGCTATGCCGAGCTGCGTGATCTCTTTCGCGACCTCGCCTATGCCTCCGATATCCGCGCCATCGTGCTGACGGGCGCGGGCGGCAATTTCTCCTCCGGCGGCGACGTCTTCGAGATCATCGAGCCGCTGACGCGCATGGCGATGCCAGGGCTCCTGGCCTTCACGCGCATGACAGGCGATCTGGTCAAGGCCATGCGCAAATGCCCGCAGCCGATCATCTCCGCGGTGGACGGCATCTGCGCCGGCGCCGGCGCCATCCTGGCCATGGCCTCCGATTTGAGGCTCGCGACGCCGGAAGCAAAGACCGCCTTCCTCTTCACTCGCGTCGGCCTTGCCGGTGCCGATATGGGCGCATGCGGCATCCTGCCCCGTATCATCGGCCAGGGTCGCGCCGCCGAGCTTCTCTTTACCGGCCGCTCGATGACGGCAGCGGAAGGACAAGCCTGGGGCTTTTATAACGGCCTGCACGCCGGCACCGATCTGGAGCAGGAAGCGGTCAAGCTTGCGCGTTCGCTGGCTGACGGACCTTGGTTCGCGCACGGCATGACCAAGACTATGCTGAACCAGGAATGGGCGATGGGCATCGACGAAATGATCGAATCCGAAGCGCAAGCACAGGCAATCTGTATGGCGACGCAGGATTTCCGCCGCGCCTTCGAAGCCTTCGCTGCCAAGCGCCGGCCGGAATTCGAGGGGGATTGAGGTGATATCAACGGCAAGCAACCTCGCCGGTCCGACACGCGATCATCTGGAGTGGCCCTTCTTCGAAGAGCGCCATCACCGTTTCGCCGCTGAGGTCGATGCCTTCGCAAGGTCCGGCACCATGGCTTCGATCGATCATGCCGATGTCGATGGCGCATGCCGAAAGCTGGTCAAGGCGCTGGGCGAAGCCGGGCTGTTGATCGCCGCTACTGGGTCTTCCGACAGCGAACCGCTGATCGATTCCCGCACGGTCTGCCTCGCCCGCGAAACGCTCGCCTGGCATGACGGCCTGGCCGATTTCGCCTTTGCCATGCAGGGGCTCGGCACCGGCGCTATCGGCCTCTCCGGTTCGCCCGAATTGCGTGTCGCCGTTCTGCCCAAGGTACGCTCGGGTGACTGGCTCGCCGCCTTCGCGCTATCGGAAAAGGATGCCGGCTCCGATCTGGCCGCCATGAGCTGCGCTGCCCGCCTGAACGGCGATCACTATGTGCTCGATGGCGAGAAGACCTGGATTTCCAATGGCGGCATTGCCGACGTCTACACCGTCTTCGCGCGCACCGGCGAGGCACCGGGAACCCGCGGCATCTCGGCCTTCGTCATCTTTGCCGATGATCCCGGCTTCTCGATTGCCGAACGCATCGAGGTAATCGCGCCGCATCCGCTGGCGACGATCCGCTTCGACAATTGCCGCATTCCCGCTTCGCGCCGTCTCGGCGCGCCGGGCGAAGGCTTCAAGATCGCCATGCGCACGCTCGATATCTTCCGCGCTTCGGTCGCCGCCGCCGGCCTCGGCTTTGCCCGCCGCGCGCTCGATGAATCGGTTGCCCATGCGCGCTCACGCCCCATGTTCGGCGCCGCCCTTGCCGACCTTCAGTTGACGCAGGCCGCCCTCGGCGATATGGCGACCGGCATCGACGCGGCGGCATTGCTCACCTACCGGGCAGCCTGGCGTCGCGACGTGCAGCGCTTGCCGACGACGCGCGAGGCGGCCATGGCCAAGATGACGGCGACGGAGACTGCGCAAAGCGTCATCGACCGCGCCGTCCAGCTCTTTGGTGGGCGCGGCGTGAAATCGGGCGAGATAACGGAAAAACTCTATCGGGAGATCCGCGCGCTTCGCATCTATGAAGGTGCGACCGAAGTTCAGAAACTCATCGTCGCGCGCGAACTTCTGAAGACCAATTAATGGGAGATTGAGAGCATGAGCCGCGAGATTTTCGACTGGGCCGACCCGTTCCGGCTGACGGAACAGCTGAGCGACGACGAACGCATGGTGCTGGATACCGCGCATTCCTATGCACAGGAAAAGCTCGCACCCCGCGTGCTGGAAGCCTTCCGCCACGAAAAGACCGATCCGGCGATCTTCCGCGAAATGGGCGAGCTTGGCCTTCTCGGACCGACGATTTCTCCGGAATATGGCGGCGCTGGCCTGAGCTACGTCGCCTACGGCCTGATCGCCCGCGAAGTCGAGCGTGTCGACAGCGGCTATCGCTCGATGATGAGCGTGCAGTCCTCGCTCGTCATGGTGCCGATCGAAACCTTCGGCGCGGATGCACAGAAGCAAAAGTACCTGCCGAAACTGGCGACTGGCGAATGGATCGGCTGCTTCGGCCTCACCGAACCGAACCATGGCTCCGATCCCGGCTCAATGGTGACACGCGCAAAGAAGGTCGATGGCGGCTACAGCCTGACCGGCGCCAAGACCTGGATCTCCAACGCGCCGATCGCCGATGTCTTCGTCGTCTGGGCAAAGACCGAGGATGGCCTCATCCGCGGCTTCATCCTCGAAAAGGGCTGGAAGGGCCTGTCCGCACCCGCCATCCACGGCAAGGTGGGCCTGCGCGCCTCCGTCACCGGCGAAGTTGTTATGGACAATGTCTTCGTGCCCGAAGAAAACCTGATGCCGAACGTATCCGGCCTCAAGGGTCCCTTCACCTGCCTCAACTCCGCGCGTTTCGGCATTGCCTGGGGTGCGCTCGGTGCTGCCGAGGATTGCTATGCTAAGGCACGCCAATATGTGCTCGACCGCAAGCAGTTCGGCCGCCCCCTTGCCGCCAACCAGCTGATCCAGAAGAAGCTTGCCGACATGGTGACGGAGATCACGCTCGGCCTGCAGGGCTGCCTGCGTCTCGGCCGCATGAAGGAAGAAGGCCATCCGCCGGTCGAGCTCACCTCCATCCTCAAGCGCAATAGCTGCGGCAAGGCGCTGGATATCGCCCGCGCCGCCCGCGACATGCTGGGGGGTAACGGCATCTCGGATGAGTTCGGCATCGCGCGCCATCTCGTCAACCTCGAAGTGGTCAACACCTATGAGGGCACGCACGACATTCACGCCCTCATCCTCGGCCGCGCCATCACCGGCATCGCCGCCTTTTCGAACTGAGGCGGCCGTGGCGTTTAGAACCACCAGACCCCTGCGCTTCGGAGATTGCGATCCTTCGGGGATCGCCTATTTCCCGTCCTATCTGAACATCCTCGTCGGGGTGCTGGAGGACTATTTTTCCTCGATCGGTTTTTCCTGGCGAAAGCTGATCGACGACCGGCGCATCGGTGTCCCCACCGTGCGGCTCGACCTGACCTTCATCAAGCCGGGCCTGCAAGGCGACAATCTCGAATTCCTGCTGGCGGTGCGCGGCGTCGGCCGCTCCTCGCTCGATCTGGAACATCAGGTCTCCGCGAACGGCCAAGTGCTGTGGACGGCCAAGCACCGCGTCGTCGCCACCTCGCTTGATACTCATAAATCCCTTGAATGGCCGGATGATATCCGCGCCGCGCTGACCTCTCATCTGGAGACGACCGATGCACACCATCCTGCAACCTGAGGGCTGGGCCAAGCCGATCGGCTATGCCAATGGCATGGCGGCGACGGGCCGCATGGTGTTCGTCGGCGGCCAGGTCGGTTGGAATGCCGCCTGCGAATTCGAAAGCGACGACTTCGTCGAGCAGGTGCGCCAGACGCTGAAGAATGTCGTCGCCATCCTTGCCGAGGGTGGCGCCGAGCCGAAGCATATCACGTCAATGACATGGTATTTCACCGACAAGCAGGAATATCTCGGCAATCTGAAGGGTCTCGGCCAGGCTTACCGCGAGATCATCGGCCGCCACTTCCCGGCCATGGCTGCGGTGCAGGTCGTCGCCCTCGTCGAGGATCGCGCCAAGATCGAGATCCAGGCGACAGCCGTCATTCCGGAATAATATCGCACGGAGTAGCAGCTCATGTCGGCATTGCGCTTTTCGGACACTATTTCGGCTGCATTGGCCGACGGAATTCTCGTCGTCACCATAGACAACGCCCCCGTCAACGCTATTTCCGCCGATGTGAGGAGCGGTCTGATGGCCGCGCTCGAGCACGCCGAGAAAGAGGGTGCAGTCGCCGGCATCGTACTGACCGGAGCGGGCAACAATTTCATCGGCGGCGCCGACATCAAGGAATTCGGCAAGCCGCTGGTCCCGCCGCATCTACCTGATGTCATCTCCCGCATCGAATCCTCTCCGAAACCCGTTGTCGCAGCAATCAATGGCGCAGCGCTTGGCGGGGGTCTGGAAGTGGCGCTCGCCTGCCATCGTCGCCTTGCCGCGCCGACCGCGAAGCTCGGCCTGCCGGAAGTTAAACTCGGCATCGTACCCGGCGCCGGCGGCACGCAGCGCCTGCCGCGTCTGACAGGCATCGCCGCCGCCATCGATATGATCGCCAATGGCCGCATCGTATCGGCTGCCGAAGCGTTGAAGCTCGGCATCGTCGATGGCGTGACCAAGGGCGAACTGATCGCCGAAGCTATCGCCGACGCCAAGATGACCAACGCCGTATCGTTGCGCCGCACGGGATCGCTGACAGTTCCTCCGGAAGCGACAGATGCGATCGACAAGGCGGCATCGGACGCATCGCGCAAGGCACGCGGCCAACGTGCACCTTCCGAGGCCGTCCGGCTTGTGCGCCTGGCGGCGACCGTCTCTTTGTCAGAAGGACTGGCCGAGGAACGCCGCACATTTATTGCCCTCCGCGACAGCGAAGAGGCCGCAGCCCTTCGCCATGTCTTCTTCGCGGAACGAGCCGCGGGCAAGGTCGAGGGGCTGGAGACCGTAGCTCCGCGCAAGATCGAAACCATCGGCATCGTCGGCACCGGCCTGATGGGATCTGGCATTGCCGTCTCAGCCCTCAATGGCGGCTACCGGGTCATCGGCGTCGAGCAAAGTGCCGAGGTCGCGGAAAAGGGACGCGAGCGCATCACCGCCCTCCTGGACAAGGCCGTGCAGTCCGGCCGCCTCGATGCAGCGGGGCGGGAAGATCGCTTGGGCCGGCTGACCGTCACCGCCGACATGCAGCAGCTGGTGCAGGCCGATCTCATCATCGAAGCTGTCTTCGACGATCTCACCGTCAAGACCGAGCTGTTCCAGTGCCTCGATTCGATCGTTCGCGCCGAGGCGATTCTTGCCACCAATACGAGCTATCTCGACCCCGACGTGGTCGCTGCCGCAACACAACGGCCAGAGCGTGTCGTCGGGCTGCACTTCTTCTCGCCCGCCAATATCATGCGGCTCCTGGAGGTGGTGAATTGCAAGCAGACGGCGCCGGATGTGCTGGCGACAGCCATTGCCCTGGCAAAACGGCTCGGCAAACTGCCCATCGTCTCCGGCGTCACCGAAGGCTTCATCGGCAACCGCATCTTTTCCGCCTATCGCCGCGAAGCGGAATACATGGTCGAGGATGGCGCTTCGCCGCAGGAAATCGACGCAGCACTGGAGGCCTACGGCTTTCCGATGGGGCCTTTTGCCGTGTTCGACATGGCGGGTCTGGAAATCGCCTGGGCGCGCCGCAAGCGGCAGGCGGCGACACGCGATCCGGCGGAACGCTACGTCGTCATCGCCGACCGGCTCTGCGAAGCCGGCCGTTTCGGCCAGAAGACGGGCCGCGGCTGGTATGCCTATCCCGACGGCAAACGGACAGATGATCCCGAGGTAACGGCCATGATCGAAGCCGCGCGCGCCGAAAAAGCCATTGTGCCGAAAAGCTTCACCCCAGAAGAGATCGTCAGCCGCCTGCTGAAAGCCATGGTTGACGAAGGCGAGGCATTGCTTTCGGAAGGCATTGCCGCGCGAGCCAGCGATATCGATCTTGTGATGATCAATGGCTATGGCTTTCCTGCCAGCAAGGGCGGCCCGATGTTTGCGGCCGGCCGTCGCTGAAAGCAGTCACCGCAGACGGGTCAGGCCGCCGAAGAGAGCAGCGTGAACAATTCCTGCGGCCGGTTGACGCCACGCAGCGCATAGCGGCCGACGGAAACGAGATCGTTGCTCTGCTGGCCTGACAGCGCCTCGACGAAATTCGACGACATCAGGACGTTGCGGTCGGCCGACCGGCACATGGAAGCGATGCGGCTGACCTCGTTGACGGCCGGCCCGATGACCGTGAAATCCAGCCGGTCCATGCTGCCGATATTGCCATAGAAGACATCACCGATATGCAGGCCGAGATAGACCTCGGTGACGGGCCGGCCTTCGATCTGCCGCTGCGAGTTGAGGTCGCGCAACCGCTGGCGCAGCAGCGATTCCGCCATCAGGGCGGCAGCGCAGGCATCGGCGGAATTACGAGCCTTGAAGATGGCCAGCGTGCCATCGCCGATCAGCTTCAGCACGTTGCCGCCCGCCTCATGGATCGAGGAGATGACCGCGTCGGCATAAGCATTCAGCATGGGGATGATTTCATCCGGCTCGGCCGTATCCGAGATACGGGTGTAGTTGGCGAGATCGGAAAACCAGAGGGCGGCCGAAATCCGCTCCGTCTTGCCACGGGTGATCTTGCCCTCGAGCACGTGCCGGGCCGCGTCCTCACCGAGATAGACCTCGGCAATGGTGCGGGCGATGCGACTCATGCCGGTACATTTGATCGCCAAAGCCAGCGCGGGCGTCAGCTTGCGCAGCACGCGCAGATCTTCCTCCGGAAAACCGACCTCATGCGCGGTGGCAAAGTTGGAATAGAAGCAGTCCATCTCGCCGATCGTGCCGCCCTCTTCGAAACGGTGGATCATGGCGATGTAGTCGGTGTGACCGTCGGCCAGTAGCGTATCGAGCCCGTAGAAATCGGTTGGTTCGCCGAAGCCGATGCGCCGGCGCACCTCGTCTCCGCCCGTCGTCAGCATGTGATAGAAGGCGGAACGCTGCCAGTTTTCAGAGGCGATCCCCTGCTGCGTCGGGCCATATTCGAACTCGCGCTCGATGATCTGATTGCCGTCCCAGCGGAAGGCGCGCCCTTCATAGACCGGATGCAGCGTATCCATCAGCGCCATGGCCCGATCGATGTTGAGACCATGCTGACGGCACTGCTCGCAGAAGCCGGAGAGGATATCGACTTCCGTCATTCCCTTGAGGCCTGCCTGCATGAGCCAGCTGGCAATTTCGCCAATGTCCTTCGCGTCCATGGATATCTCCCGACCCTCTGAAGGAATCGCTTTAGTACGAAACTCCAAGGCTTGGAATGCTGTACAACGCAAAATAGCCCTGATGCACGCAACAGATCGCCGCTTCTGTGGCACAGAAGCGGCGATTTGACACGTCCGAGAGATGATCGCGGGCCTCAAGCTTTTGCGTGCGGCTTCAGCAGATCTTCCAGACCAATCCGCCGGAAGAGCTCTGCGCGAACCCGATCGGCAACACCGTTGACGATATCGGCGCCATCCTCTGAAGGATCTATATGGGTACGGAACGGCCGCCAACCAAATGGCATATCAACCACATCGACGATCGCGACGGCTACCGATGCAGCATCGGCGTCGGCCGGCTCCAGCGAGGCCAGCCCCTTCAGCGCCCGGTCGGGAACGCCGGCATAGGGGCCATTGTCATACTCGGCGGCACGAGCCTTGTCGGCCGGCGAACCGGAATGAGCGAAGTGATTGGTGCCCTTCGTGAAGGCGCCCGGCACGATGATGGCAGTCTCGATGCCCCAGCGGGTCAGCTCCGAAGCGTAGGAAACGGCGAGCGAGTCCATGGCTGCCTTGGCTGCGAAATATGGCGAGAGATAAGGCGGCGTGCCGCCGCGCGTGCTGGACGAGGAGACCCAGACGACCAGACCCTTTCCTTCCTTGCGCATGTAGGGCAGCACGGCGCGATTGACGCGCTGGGTGCTGAGCACGTTGATGTCGTAGAGTTCGGCGAACTGTTCGGGCGTGAAGGCTTCTGCCGGGCCGAAGGACATGTGCCCGGCATTGTGGATGATGGTATCGATGCAGCCTTGCTCGGCGATGACGGCGGCAATACCGGCTTCGACGGACGCGTCCGCAGCGACATCGAGTTCGACGGTCCTGAGATCGACGCCATTCTCCCTGGCGAAAGCCGCCGCTGCCTCGACCTGCGCCGCATTACGCCCCTTGGTTTCGCGGATGCCGGCATAGACCGTATGGCCTGCCGTGGCGAGCGCGCGTGCCGTCAGAGCCCCGAAACCGCTCGATGCGCCAGTGATTACGATGACTTGCTTGCTCATGATCTTGTTCCTTCAGAGGATTGGCTGTTGTTGCCGATGAATTGGAGGGCGGGCGGCAGGCATGGCCAGCCGCCAAGTTGGCTCAGATCATGCCGCCATTGGCGCGTAGCGTCTGGCCGTTGATCCAGCCGCCGTCCGGGCCTACGAGGAAGGAGACGGCGGCGGCGATATCCTGCGGCGTGCCCAGGCGCTCCAGCGGGTTCATCTTGGCCATGCGGTCGATGAGCTCGTCGCTCTTGCCGTTCAGGAAGAGATCGGTGGCCGTCGGACCGGGTGCGACTGCATTGACCGTTATGGAGCGGCCGCGCAGTTCCTTCGCCATGATGCCGGTCATGAGCTCGACCGCCGCCTTCGTTGCGGCATAGACGCCGTAGGTTTCGAGCTTCAGGCCGACGATGCTGGTCGAGAAGTTGACGATACGCCCGCCGTCACGCAGACGCTTGCCGGCTTCGCGCAGCGTATTGAACGTACCCTTGAGGTTGATGGCGATATGGCGGTCGAAATGCGCGTCGTCGGCATCGGCGATCTTGGCAAGCTGCATGATGCCGGCATTGTTGACGAGGACGTCGACGCCGCCAAAGGCTGCTTCGGCCGCATCGAACATGCGGCGCACTGCTTCGGCATCAGAAACATCGGCCTTCGCGGTCAGGGCCTTGCCGCCCTTTTCCTCGATCTTGCGGGCGAGTTCCTCGGCGGCGGCTTCGCTGCCGGAATAGTTGATGACGACTGTGAAGCCGTCTTCGGCCAGACGCTCGGCAATCGCTGCGCCAATGCCGCGGGATGCACCGGTGACAATCGCTACCTTGTTGGAATTGCTGCTCATTTTCCTCATCCTTCGCTGGATTGCGCCGCAGCGCGTTTCGATGAGGAGAAGATGCCCCTTTCCTTAAGGCGGATAATCAGCCATAAATCGGCATCACTATCCGAAATTGGCGAACAAATAATATGGACCGGTTCGATGCCATGCGCGTGTTCTGTCGAGTCGTGGAGCGGCGCAGTTTCACGCTGGCGGCCGAGGACACCGGCCTACCCCGCTCGACGGTGACGGATGCCATCAAGCAGCTCGAGTCTCGGCTCGCCATACGCCTGCTGCAGCGAACGACGCGGCATGTCAGCCCGACGCTCGACGGCGAGGCCTATTACCAGCGCTGCCTGCGCATCCTTTCGGATATCGAGGACGCCGAAGGCGCCTTTGCCGGCGCAAAGCCGAAGGGTGTGC comes from Rhizobium tropici CIAT 899 and encodes:
- a CDS encoding enoyl-CoA hydratase family protein, translating into MSDRDMTMKGYLKPFKDYKPEHFLWDVSEDGRVATIRLNRPERKNPLTFDSYAELRDLFRDLAYASDIRAIVLTGAGGNFSSGGDVFEIIEPLTRMAMPGLLAFTRMTGDLVKAMRKCPQPIISAVDGICAGAGAILAMASDLRLATPEAKTAFLFTRVGLAGADMGACGILPRIIGQGRAAELLFTGRSMTAAEGQAWGFYNGLHAGTDLEQEAVKLARSLADGPWFAHGMTKTMLNQEWAMGIDEMIESEAQAQAICMATQDFRRAFEAFAAKRRPEFEGD
- a CDS encoding RidA family protein, with protein sequence MHTILQPEGWAKPIGYANGMAATGRMVFVGGQVGWNAACEFESDDFVEQVRQTLKNVVAILAEGGAEPKHITSMTWYFTDKQEYLGNLKGLGQAYREIIGRHFPAMAAVQVVALVEDRAKIEIQATAVIPE
- a CDS encoding SDR family oxidoreductase; the encoded protein is MSSNSNKVAIVTGASRGIGAAIAERLAEDGFTVVINYSGSEAAAEELARKIEEKGGKALTAKADVSDAEAVRRMFDAAEAAFGGVDVLVNNAGIMQLAKIADADDAHFDRHIAINLKGTFNTLREAGKRLRDGGRIVNFSTSIVGLKLETYGVYAATKAAVELMTGIMAKELRGRSITVNAVAPGPTATDLFLNGKSDELIDRMAKMNPLERLGTPQDIAAAVSFLVGPDGGWINGQTLRANGGMI
- a CDS encoding acyl-CoA dehydrogenase family protein, which produces MISTASNLAGPTRDHLEWPFFEERHHRFAAEVDAFARSGTMASIDHADVDGACRKLVKALGEAGLLIAATGSSDSEPLIDSRTVCLARETLAWHDGLADFAFAMQGLGTGAIGLSGSPELRVAVLPKVRSGDWLAAFALSEKDAGSDLAAMSCAARLNGDHYVLDGEKTWISNGGIADVYTVFARTGEAPGTRGISAFVIFADDPGFSIAERIEVIAPHPLATIRFDNCRIPASRRLGAPGEGFKIAMRTLDIFRASVAAAGLGFARRALDESVAHARSRPMFGAALADLQLTQAALGDMATGIDAAALLTYRAAWRRDVQRLPTTREAAMAKMTATETAQSVIDRAVQLFGGRGVKSGEITEKLYREIRALRIYEGATEVQKLIVARELLKTN
- a CDS encoding adenylate/guanylate cyclase domain-containing protein produces the protein MDAKDIGEIASWLMQAGLKGMTEVDILSGFCEQCRQHGLNIDRAMALMDTLHPVYEGRAFRWDGNQIIEREFEYGPTQQGIASENWQRSAFYHMLTTGGDEVRRRIGFGEPTDFYGLDTLLADGHTDYIAMIHRFEEGGTIGEMDCFYSNFATAHEVGFPEEDLRVLRKLTPALALAIKCTGMSRIARTIAEVYLGEDAARHVLEGKITRGKTERISAALWFSDLANYTRISDTAEPDEIIPMLNAYADAVISSIHEAGGNVLKLIGDGTLAIFKARNSADACAAALMAESLLRQRLRDLNSQRQIEGRPVTEVYLGLHIGDVFYGNIGSMDRLDFTVIGPAVNEVSRIASMCRSADRNVLMSSNFVEALSGQQSNDLVSVGRYALRGVNRPQELFTLLSSAA
- a CDS encoding SDR family NAD(P)-dependent oxidoreductase; protein product: MSKQVIVITGASSGFGALTARALATAGHTVYAGIRETKGRNAAQVEAAAAFARENGVDLRTVELDVAADASVEAGIAAVIAEQGCIDTIIHNAGHMSFGPAEAFTPEQFAELYDINVLSTQRVNRAVLPYMRKEGKGLVVWVSSSSTRGGTPPYLSPYFAAKAAMDSLAVSYASELTRWGIETAIIVPGAFTKGTNHFAHSGSPADKARAAEYDNGPYAGVPDRALKGLASLEPADADAASVAVAIVDVVDMPFGWRPFRTHIDPSEDGADIVNGVADRVRAELFRRIGLEDLLKPHAKA
- a CDS encoding acyl-CoA dehydrogenase yields the protein MSREIFDWADPFRLTEQLSDDERMVLDTAHSYAQEKLAPRVLEAFRHEKTDPAIFREMGELGLLGPTISPEYGGAGLSYVAYGLIAREVERVDSGYRSMMSVQSSLVMVPIETFGADAQKQKYLPKLATGEWIGCFGLTEPNHGSDPGSMVTRAKKVDGGYSLTGAKTWISNAPIADVFVVWAKTEDGLIRGFILEKGWKGLSAPAIHGKVGLRASVTGEVVMDNVFVPEENLMPNVSGLKGPFTCLNSARFGIAWGALGAAEDCYAKARQYVLDRKQFGRPLAANQLIQKKLADMVTEITLGLQGCLRLGRMKEEGHPPVELTSILKRNSCGKALDIARAARDMLGGNGISDEFGIARHLVNLEVVNTYEGTHDIHALILGRAITGIAAFSN
- a CDS encoding acyl-CoA thioesterase — translated: MAFRTTRPLRFGDCDPSGIAYFPSYLNILVGVLEDYFSSIGFSWRKLIDDRRIGVPTVRLDLTFIKPGLQGDNLEFLLAVRGVGRSSLDLEHQVSANGQVLWTAKHRVVATSLDTHKSLEWPDDIRAALTSHLETTDAHHPAT
- a CDS encoding 3-hydroxyacyl-CoA dehydrogenase NAD-binding domain-containing protein — translated: MSALRFSDTISAALADGILVVTIDNAPVNAISADVRSGLMAALEHAEKEGAVAGIVLTGAGNNFIGGADIKEFGKPLVPPHLPDVISRIESSPKPVVAAINGAALGGGLEVALACHRRLAAPTAKLGLPEVKLGIVPGAGGTQRLPRLTGIAAAIDMIANGRIVSAAEALKLGIVDGVTKGELIAEAIADAKMTNAVSLRRTGSLTVPPEATDAIDKAASDASRKARGQRAPSEAVRLVRLAATVSLSEGLAEERRTFIALRDSEEAAALRHVFFAERAAGKVEGLETVAPRKIETIGIVGTGLMGSGIAVSALNGGYRVIGVEQSAEVAEKGRERITALLDKAVQSGRLDAAGREDRLGRLTVTADMQQLVQADLIIEAVFDDLTVKTELFQCLDSIVRAEAILATNTSYLDPDVVAAATQRPERVVGLHFFSPANIMRLLEVVNCKQTAPDVLATAIALAKRLGKLPIVSGVTEGFIGNRIFSAYRREAEYMVEDGASPQEIDAALEAYGFPMGPFAVFDMAGLEIAWARRKRQAATRDPAERYVVIADRLCEAGRFGQKTGRGWYAYPDGKRTDDPEVTAMIEAARAEKAIVPKSFTPEEIVSRLLKAMVDEGEALLSEGIAARASDIDLVMINGYGFPASKGGPMFAAGRR